A genomic window from Montipora capricornis isolate CH-2021 chromosome 8, ASM3666992v2, whole genome shotgun sequence includes:
- the LOC138014492 gene encoding SPRY domain-containing SOCS box protein 3-like, translating to MGLLSTQKSCELSSFHPWSDTYHEQWAWNNEDKSPSVYLCLNNKVACFYIDPVIESTGTAAVRGTKAFTHGQHYWEVKLSSVFGTSIMIGVGTKDALLQTNDFEFVDLIGRDNQSWGLSYKGKIWHNGQVKQYCEPFYDSTVIGVLLDMDAGTLSYFMSGKPLGIAFTGLCEKAKELYPIISSTSTLSEIELCDSTCRYVSLQDQCRMTIAKLVNKDKIDFLPLPRGMCQSLKGV from the coding sequence GACTTCTTTCCACTCAGAAAAGTTGTGAACTAAGTTCATTTCATCCCTGGTCTGATACATACCATGAACAGTGGGCATGGAACAATGAAGATAAGTCACCATCAGTGTATCTATGTCTCAACAATAAGGTTGCCTGTTTTTACATTGATCCAGTGATTGAGAGCACTGGAACTGCTGCAGTGCGTGGAACTAAGGCATTCACCCATGGTCAACATTACTGGGAGGTTAAACTAAGTTCCGTCTTTGGGACCTCCATAATGATCGGTGTCGGAACAAAGGATGCTTTACTTCAAACCAATGACTTTGAATTTGTTGATCTCATTGGAAGAGACAACCAGAGCTGGGGGCTATCTTACAAAGGCAAGATTTGGCACAATGGCCAGGTTAAACAGTACTGTGAGCCATTCTATGATTCCACAGTCATTGGGGTTTTACTTGACATGGATGCAGGAACTCTCTCATACTTCATGAGTGGGAAACCTTTGGGAATTGCATTTACTGGCCTGTGTGAGAAAGCAAAGGAGCTGTACCCTATAATTTCATCCACATCAACTCTCTCTGAAATAGAACTTTGTGACAGTACATGTCGTTATGTGTCACTGCAGGATCAGTGCAGAATGACAATAGCTAAGCTTGTCAATAAGGACAAAATcgattttcttcctcttcctcggGGTATGTGTCAGTCTTTAAAAGGAGTTTAG